In the bacterium genome, one interval contains:
- the murF gene encoding UDP-N-acetylmuramoyl-tripeptide--D-alanyl-D-alanine ligase, with the protein MKLTVEEIAHGTGGRILQRHQDSFESFGIDSRKIPKGGLFFAMKGENTDGHLFLQDAFRNGAAGAVVERAEEPFVAAALKTLILVNDTMKAIQDLAAFVRKQSPSKYVGITGSSGKTSTKEFTAELLAKTYAVYKSEGNLNSLTGLPLSLLSMEQKECAVFEVAMNHPGEIERLSKILKPDVGVIMNVNPVHAVQFSSINEIADEKCSLIQGMLEDSTVIYNADDLLLDVRLRTRKAKFLYGFSPKVDLRITDVRMRGVRGSHAVLVSHGRQIPLETELCGFGNLYNIAAAVSVALTMNVPVAEIADGITQLRPFQQRGTLIRKNGIHIYDDTYNSNPKALEMILKMAGESTGYNRKIAVLGDMLELGPDEEKFHADAGEQVAMNQFDILITTGPLSRHMGNSAEKRGITVYTTDSSTEAAEKAASVAEDGDLIIVKGSRGMKMEVVVEKLTQTK; encoded by the coding sequence ATGAAGCTAACCGTTGAAGAGATTGCACACGGTACAGGAGGAAGAATACTCCAGCGACACCAGGACTCTTTTGAGTCGTTTGGAATCGACTCTCGTAAAATTCCAAAGGGCGGTCTGTTTTTCGCGATGAAAGGAGAGAACACGGACGGCCATCTCTTTCTTCAGGATGCGTTTCGCAATGGCGCGGCAGGAGCGGTCGTGGAGCGCGCGGAGGAGCCATTTGTGGCTGCTGCGCTAAAGACGCTGATTCTGGTGAATGACACAATGAAAGCGATCCAGGATCTTGCCGCATTTGTCAGGAAACAGAGTCCCTCAAAATACGTTGGCATTACAGGAAGTTCGGGGAAAACCTCCACCAAAGAGTTCACCGCGGAACTGCTGGCGAAAACATATGCCGTATACAAGAGTGAAGGAAATCTTAACAGCTTAACCGGCTTACCGCTAAGTCTACTTTCCATGGAGCAAAAAGAATGCGCGGTCTTTGAGGTCGCAATGAATCATCCGGGCGAAATCGAGCGGCTTTCGAAGATTCTCAAACCGGATGTCGGCGTGATCATGAATGTAAATCCAGTGCATGCGGTTCAGTTTTCCTCTATAAACGAAATCGCTGATGAAAAATGTTCGCTGATTCAGGGCATGCTTGAAGACTCTACGGTCATCTACAACGCCGATGATCTTTTGCTCGATGTGCGCTTGAGAACGCGCAAAGCAAAATTCTTGTATGGTTTTTCACCGAAAGTGGATCTGAGAATTACGGATGTCCGAATGCGCGGTGTTAGAGGCAGCCACGCCGTTTTGGTTTCCCATGGCCGTCAGATTCCGTTAGAAACGGAGCTTTGTGGGTTCGGCAATCTCTATAACATTGCTGCTGCCGTCTCCGTTGCATTAACGATGAACGTTCCCGTTGCAGAAATTGCGGATGGCATCACCCAGTTGAGACCATTTCAACAGCGCGGCACTCTGATTCGGAAGAACGGCATCCATATTTACGATGACACGTACAACAGTAACCCAAAAGCGCTGGAAATGATTCTTAAAATGGCTGGTGAAAGCACCGGATATAACCGAAAAATTGCGGTGTTGGGAGACATGCTCGAACTGGGACCGGATGAGGAAAAATTTCACGCGGACGCTGGAGAACAGGTGGCTATGAATCAATTCGACATCCTGATTACGACCGGGCCCTTAAGCCGGCATATGGGAAACTCGGCAGAAAAAAGAGGAATAACAGTTTATACGACCGACAGTTCAACAGAGGCGGCTGAAAAAGCGGCTTCCGTGGCCGAAGACGGAGACTTGATAATCGTAAAAGGCTCACGAGGAATGAAAATGGAAGTTGTAGTTGAAAAATTAACGCAAACAAAATAG
- the murC gene encoding UDP-N-acetylmuramate--L-alanine ligase gives MVFKQHQVHMIGIGGSGMCGIAEVLLSLGHRVTGSDLKETATTQRLASLGATIHFGHNASNVGSPDVVVVSSAVSAENPEVVAARAKKIPVIPRAEMLAELMRLKYSVTIAGAHGKTSTTSMTGMLLQDAGLDPTIVIGGRLQALGSHARSGEGEFIVVEADESDRSFLKLSATIAVITNIDEEHMDHYTDLEDIKRSFILFANKVPFYGSVVLCIDNEENRSILPMIERRVITYGFSEEADFRAVPVLIKENTSEFQVFHQGVNMGTVKLNVPGTHNIVNSMAAIAVASQLGVSFDTARDSLSRFRGADRRFQMKANARDILIVDDYAHHPSEIEATLNAARQGWNRRIIAVFQPHRFTRLHHLIDQFTSCFDIADVLVLTEVYAAGEKPIPGVTIEKLAGSMKHQNVMLHKELDSLPEKVLSLAKPGDIVLFLGAGTITSVADRAAKLLMEQSKNENQEEPKAQ, from the coding sequence ATGGTTTTTAAACAACATCAGGTTCATATGATTGGCATCGGCGGAAGCGGTATGTGCGGAATCGCCGAAGTGCTGCTGAGTCTGGGGCATAGAGTTACAGGCTCTGATCTGAAAGAGACGGCCACAACGCAACGGCTCGCTTCGTTAGGAGCAACGATTCACTTCGGACACAACGCATCCAATGTAGGCTCGCCCGACGTTGTAGTGGTTTCTTCGGCCGTTTCAGCGGAGAATCCGGAAGTTGTTGCAGCGCGGGCCAAGAAAATTCCGGTGATACCGCGTGCCGAAATGCTGGCCGAGCTGATGCGTCTGAAGTACAGCGTCACCATCGCAGGAGCGCACGGAAAAACCAGCACGACATCCATGACCGGAATGCTACTGCAAGATGCTGGATTGGACCCAACCATCGTCATCGGGGGAAGGTTGCAGGCGCTGGGCAGTCATGCGCGCTCAGGTGAAGGGGAATTCATTGTTGTCGAAGCTGATGAAAGCGACCGTTCCTTTTTGAAACTGTCCGCCACGATCGCAGTCATCACAAATATTGACGAAGAACACATGGACCATTATACCGATCTGGAAGATATCAAACGATCCTTCATTCTGTTCGCCAATAAAGTTCCTTTCTACGGATCGGTGGTTCTATGCATCGATAACGAAGAGAATCGCAGCATTCTTCCCATGATCGAAAGGAGAGTCATCACTTACGGATTCTCTGAAGAAGCGGATTTTCGGGCCGTTCCTGTCCTGATCAAGGAAAACACTTCGGAATTTCAGGTTTTTCACCAAGGTGTAAACATGGGAACGGTGAAGCTGAACGTGCCGGGCACTCACAACATCGTAAATAGCATGGCTGCCATAGCCGTAGCATCCCAGCTTGGGGTTTCTTTTGATACAGCGCGCGATTCCCTATCTCGATTCCGTGGAGCCGATCGTCGCTTCCAGATGAAAGCGAATGCGCGGGATATCTTGATTGTCGATGATTACGCGCATCATCCCAGTGAAATCGAGGCAACGCTGAACGCCGCGCGCCAGGGTTGGAACAGGAGAATCATCGCGGTATTTCAACCACATCGTTTCACTCGCCTGCACCATTTGATCGATCAGTTTACATCCTGCTTTGATATCGCAGACGTACTGGTGTTAACCGAAGTTTATGCTGCCGGAGAAAAACCGATTCCCGGAGTCACGATTGAGAAACTGGCTGGATCGATGAAGCATCAGAATGTGATGCTCCATAAGGAACTGGACAGTTTGCCCGAAAAGGTTCTATCTCTGGCAAAGCCAGGTGACATCGTACTTTTTCTGGGAGCCGGAACGATCACTTCTGTTGCAGACCGCGCGGCAAAATTATTGATGGAACAGTCAAAAAATGAAAATCAAGAAGAACCAAAAGCTCAGTGA
- the mraY gene encoding phospho-N-acetylmuramoyl-pentapeptide-transferase, protein MLYWILSPELTGLALFRFITFRTAAATIMAMLITLIFGGWAIRKLKEFQIGQQIRAEGPSSHHAKAGTPTMGGLIILTGMLIPTILFADLTNYFIWILLFVTVTFGFIGFLDDYAKMAKRRSLGLTARHKMALQIFFSMLVGLFLIYLSQSSEYYSTRLVLPFIKWWQPDIGYFYIFLVVLVIVGCSNAVNLTDGLDGLAIGSVLIASAAYTALAYISGHAVFSQYLLLPFTKQAAEITIFGGALVGSSIGFLWYNAYPAEVFMGDVGSLSLGAAIGTIAVLIKQEFLLIIVGGLFVLEALSVIIQVASYKLTKKRVFLMAPLHHHFELKGWREPKVIIRLWIIAFLFMLLSLTTLKLR, encoded by the coding sequence ATGCTTTACTGGATTTTATCTCCTGAACTGACGGGCCTTGCTCTGTTCCGTTTCATCACTTTTCGGACTGCTGCGGCAACGATTATGGCCATGCTGATTACGCTGATCTTTGGTGGCTGGGCAATCCGAAAGTTAAAGGAATTTCAGATCGGCCAGCAGATCCGGGCGGAAGGCCCTTCTTCTCATCACGCGAAGGCCGGAACGCCCACGATGGGAGGGCTGATTATTCTGACAGGCATGCTGATTCCAACAATTCTCTTTGCAGATTTGACGAATTACTTTATTTGGATTTTGCTCTTCGTCACAGTAACTTTCGGATTCATAGGATTCCTGGATGACTACGCCAAGATGGCAAAACGCCGGTCGCTGGGCCTCACTGCGCGACACAAAATGGCGCTACAGATATTCTTTAGCATGCTTGTTGGTTTGTTTCTGATCTATCTTTCCCAAAGCAGTGAGTATTACAGCACACGACTCGTTCTCCCTTTCATCAAATGGTGGCAGCCTGATATTGGTTACTTCTATATCTTTCTGGTTGTCCTTGTAATTGTGGGTTGCTCCAATGCCGTTAATCTCACTGACGGATTGGATGGCCTTGCGATCGGATCGGTTCTCATTGCATCGGCTGCATACACCGCGCTCGCATACATCTCAGGACATGCTGTGTTTTCACAATATCTCTTGCTTCCCTTTACCAAGCAGGCCGCAGAAATTACGATCTTCGGAGGAGCCCTGGTGGGTTCGAGCATTGGATTCCTGTGGTACAACGCTTACCCCGCGGAAGTTTTCATGGGAGATGTGGGATCTCTTTCGTTGGGCGCTGCAATAGGAACGATCGCGGTTCTCATTAAGCAGGAATTTTTGTTGATCATTGTCGGTGGTCTTTTTGTGCTGGAAGCGCTGTCGGTCATTATTCAAGTGGCTTCTTATAAGTTGACGAAAAAACGCGTGTTTTTGATGGCTCCCCTTCATCATCATTTCGAACTGAAAGGATGGCGCGAGCCAAAAGTGATCATTCGCCTTTGGATTATTGCGTTCTTATTCATGTTATTAAGTTTAACGACTCTGAAGTTGAGGTAA
- the murD gene encoding UDP-N-acetylmuramoyl-L-alanine--D-glutamate ligase gives MDLTGKKVLVAGFARTGQAVVDFLRDFPCEVAVSETRDAAAFEDLSKRYPRVEFELGGHTTKTFVTADIIVLSPGIPSTIEPLVAAKEAGIPILAEIELAYRFLKGTLIGITGTNGKSTTTKLAGAMLQEAGKRAFICGNIGTPLIQFCKESRTDDYYVAEISSFQLETIHQFRPHISALINLAEDHLDWYPSVAPYYHAKMRMFENQTKTNFAVLNYDDPYIRDHAEKIQAHHFWFSRKEIPPSGVFAKNGLIRVVSGMPVLNFNLGALKGVHNLENSLCAASIALLCAVLPKQMQKAAEEFRSLPHRMEDVGEVGGVHYYDDSKATNVDAVLKSLESFPGNIFLIMGGKDKGCDYRVLRDLVRNRVKSLLLIGEAAQRIASDLRDVREPVFCSSLQEAVQRAAAQAEAGDVVLLSPACSSFDMFTDYAERGNVFRQAVQDLNAEAQGRREKK, from the coding sequence ATGGATTTAACCGGTAAGAAGGTTCTGGTTGCGGGATTTGCCCGAACGGGGCAAGCGGTCGTGGATTTTTTGCGGGATTTTCCGTGCGAAGTTGCTGTGTCAGAGACAAGAGACGCTGCTGCTTTTGAAGATTTATCGAAACGTTATCCGCGTGTGGAGTTCGAATTAGGCGGTCACACAACAAAAACGTTCGTTACGGCGGACATCATTGTTTTAAGCCCTGGAATTCCCAGCACGATTGAGCCCCTGGTTGCGGCAAAGGAAGCAGGAATCCCCATACTTGCGGAAATTGAGCTCGCATACCGTTTCTTGAAAGGCACATTGATTGGAATCACAGGCACGAACGGGAAATCAACAACCACGAAACTGGCTGGAGCCATGTTACAAGAAGCGGGCAAACGGGCTTTTATCTGCGGGAACATTGGAACGCCTTTGATTCAGTTTTGCAAAGAGTCACGAACGGACGATTACTATGTAGCGGAAATTTCAAGCTTTCAGCTAGAAACGATCCATCAGTTCAGGCCCCATATCTCCGCGCTCATCAATCTGGCGGAAGATCATCTTGATTGGTATCCATCCGTTGCTCCGTACTATCACGCGAAAATGCGCATGTTTGAAAACCAGACTAAAACGAATTTTGCCGTTTTGAATTATGACGATCCTTATATCCGTGATCATGCGGAGAAAATACAGGCTCACCATTTCTGGTTCTCTCGAAAGGAGATTCCACCATCGGGTGTGTTCGCAAAAAATGGTTTGATCCGAGTCGTTTCCGGGATGCCGGTTTTGAATTTCAATCTTGGCGCCTTGAAAGGCGTACACAATCTGGAAAACAGCCTGTGTGCAGCTTCCATCGCTCTTCTTTGCGCGGTCCTGCCCAAACAGATGCAGAAAGCCGCTGAGGAATTTCGGTCACTTCCCCATCGAATGGAAGATGTGGGAGAAGTGGGAGGCGTTCATTATTACGATGATTCGAAAGCGACCAACGTGGATGCAGTGTTGAAATCACTGGAAAGTTTTCCAGGAAACATTTTCTTGATCATGGGTGGCAAAGATAAGGGTTGCGATTATCGAGTGCTTCGCGATCTGGTTCGAAACCGTGTGAAATCGTTGTTGTTGATCGGTGAGGCAGCTCAGCGGATTGCCAGTGATCTGCGCGATGTTCGTGAGCCGGTATTTTGCAGCTCATTACAGGAAGCGGTGCAACGCGCCGCAGCCCAGGCGGAAGCGGGAGACGTAGTGCTCCTGTCACCTGCTTGTTCAAGTTTTGATATGTTTACAGACTACGCGGAACGGGGAAACGTCTTCCGTCAAGCGGTACAGGATTTAAACGCAGAGGCGCAGGGACGCAGAGAAAAAAAATGA
- a CDS encoding cell division protein FtsL has protein sequence MNRVYIQSNRLPKQEPIKERDPVQFRSLMLILVSCSLIVLGIISYIWRGVEIMTMGYKMRDIYTQQRLIKEQRQKLILEREALRSLKRVEEIALSELNLVKPNPDQIVILSNQTKNDRQTIPAPK, from the coding sequence ATGAATCGAGTTTACATACAGTCGAACAGGTTGCCGAAGCAGGAACCGATCAAAGAACGGGATCCTGTGCAGTTTCGAAGCTTGATGTTGATACTTGTCTCCTGCTCCCTGATTGTTCTGGGGATCATCTCCTATATATGGAGGGGCGTGGAGATCATGACGATGGGGTATAAGATGCGGGATATTTATACGCAGCAACGACTGATCAAGGAACAACGTCAGAAGTTAATTCTGGAACGGGAAGCTCTTCGTTCGTTGAAAAGAGTAGAAGAGATAGCTTTGTCCGAGCTCAATCTCGTGAAGCCGAATCCGGACCAAATTGTCATTTTATCGAATCAAACAAAAAATGATCGCCAGACCATACCAGCACCGAAGTAA
- a CDS encoding UDP-N-acetylmuramoyl-L-alanyl-D-glutamate--2,6-diaminopimelate ligase, whose amino-acid sequence MNLRTLLSYLEKYDASGNLDIDISGLAYDSRKIQPGYLFAALPGSNYHGAQFLAEAEVAGAAAILTNLEVQTEMTRIYVDSPRLALAILSDVYCGCPSQHLKLFGVTGTNGKTTSTFLLHSALKAAGIRSGLLGTVQYRGSQFLSQANLTTPESLDLQKMLAGMVAEQCGACVMEVSSHSLIQDRVGGCRFEAVIFTNLTQDHLDYHKTMEDYFQAKWMIFENEICKTETAVINRDDAYGLRILKQRKKLGLKAVSYGFEDGADYRITEWDSTPQGSELWIEFEDRGDSRDKILLKTPLIARFNAYNVCGVFAALHSCGISAEHIAAGVERMQQVPGRLERIHHGQPFLIFIDYAHTEDAMRQLLQTVRPYTDKKLVILFGCGGDRDRGKRPLMGEVAGQLADTVILTSDNPRREDPKDIIEDILTGVNASGNKNVHIILDRKEAIEFALKNLTAGDTLLLAGKGHENYQMIGPEKFHFDEREILAGYFAGAYEANR is encoded by the coding sequence ATGAATCTACGTACGCTTCTCTCCTATTTGGAGAAATATGACGCTTCTGGCAATCTTGACATTGACATCTCCGGCCTAGCTTACGATTCCAGAAAAATCCAGCCTGGATATCTTTTCGCGGCGCTTCCCGGATCCAATTATCACGGCGCGCAATTCCTCGCTGAAGCGGAAGTTGCAGGCGCAGCAGCAATTCTGACGAATCTGGAAGTGCAAACCGAAATGACACGCATTTATGTTGATTCTCCGCGTCTTGCTCTTGCTATTTTGAGTGACGTTTATTGCGGATGCCCTTCTCAACATTTAAAACTTTTCGGAGTAACCGGCACAAACGGCAAAACAACGAGCACCTTCCTATTACATTCTGCGTTGAAAGCCGCGGGAATTCGATCCGGACTGCTGGGGACGGTTCAATACAGAGGTTCACAATTCTTGAGTCAGGCAAATCTCACGACTCCTGAATCATTGGATCTGCAGAAAATGCTTGCAGGTATGGTAGCCGAACAATGCGGCGCCTGTGTGATGGAGGTTTCCTCACATTCACTGATTCAAGACAGAGTCGGAGGTTGCCGGTTTGAGGCAGTCATTTTTACGAATCTGACGCAGGATCATCTCGATTATCACAAAACCATGGAGGACTATTTTCAGGCGAAATGGATGATTTTTGAGAATGAAATTTGCAAGACGGAAACAGCAGTTATCAACAGAGATGATGCTTACGGACTCCGCATTTTGAAACAGCGGAAAAAACTCGGTCTCAAAGCTGTCAGCTACGGTTTTGAAGATGGAGCGGATTATCGCATCACGGAATGGGACTCCACTCCTCAAGGCAGCGAATTGTGGATTGAATTTGAAGACAGAGGCGATTCGAGGGACAAAATTTTGTTAAAAACTCCATTGATTGCGCGTTTTAACGCTTATAACGTTTGTGGAGTCTTTGCTGCGCTCCATTCTTGCGGGATTTCTGCGGAGCATATTGCCGCCGGTGTGGAAAGAATGCAACAGGTTCCGGGTCGTTTGGAAAGAATTCATCATGGCCAACCATTCTTAATCTTCATTGATTATGCGCACACAGAAGATGCTATGAGACAGTTGCTCCAGACGGTTCGTCCATATACGGACAAGAAGCTTGTGATTCTGTTCGGGTGTGGAGGCGACAGAGACCGGGGAAAACGTCCCTTGATGGGAGAAGTAGCAGGACAGCTTGCAGACACAGTCATTTTAACTTCCGACAACCCCCGGAGAGAAGATCCGAAAGACATCATTGAGGATATTCTCACCGGGGTGAATGCATCGGGAAACAAGAATGTGCACATCATTCTGGATCGTAAAGAAGCGATTGAGTTTGCGCTAAAAAATCTCACCGCTGGAGATACCCTTTTGCTAGCAGGAAAGGGACACGAAAATTATCAAATGATTGGACCGGAAAAATTTCATTTCGATGAAAGAGAAATTTTAGCTGGTTATTTTGCCGGAGCTTATGAAGCTAACCGTTGA
- the murG gene encoding undecaprenyldiphospho-muramoylpentapeptide beta-N-acetylglucosaminyltransferase, translating to MQIEEEMRVLMADGGTGGHIFPALTVAEEFRRRDPDGAVLFTGTIAGLEQDLVPRHGYELKLIRIGGLIGKGLFTKIKTLMQLPFAYLESRKILKEFRPDLVIGYGAYASGPVLMAAHHKKIPILLVEPNAIPGFTNRMTLKYAASIAVPYEDKQGVFQGKAKVTGNPVRPISVREVKKEKFTIGVFGGSQGARAINQTVVELLPKLAEKRGSIHLIHQTGKGDFEAIRKQYERIAPFYEVAPFIYDVEEFYNRCDLLICRSGAITLAEITALGKPAILVPLPTAAHNHQEQNAKRLMEAGAARMILQKDLTAASLSAVINELIESSEALKQMAAASKGMGRPDATNNVVDLAQSIASKR from the coding sequence ATGCAAATTGAGGAGGAAATGCGGGTGCTGATGGCGGATGGTGGAACGGGTGGCCATATCTTTCCCGCGCTCACCGTGGCCGAGGAGTTCAGGCGGCGCGATCCGGATGGAGCAGTCCTCTTTACAGGAACGATCGCAGGTTTGGAGCAGGACCTGGTACCGCGTCATGGTTATGAATTGAAACTCATCCGGATTGGGGGACTGATCGGAAAAGGCCTGTTTACCAAAATCAAAACTCTGATGCAATTACCGTTTGCCTATCTTGAAAGCCGCAAGATCCTCAAAGAATTTCGGCCGGATCTTGTGATTGGGTACGGAGCCTATGCATCCGGACCCGTTTTAATGGCTGCGCATCATAAGAAAATTCCCATTCTTCTAGTCGAACCGAATGCGATTCCAGGTTTCACCAACCGGATGACGCTGAAATATGCTGCTTCCATTGCGGTCCCTTATGAAGACAAACAGGGCGTTTTCCAGGGGAAAGCAAAAGTTACAGGGAATCCTGTGCGCCCGATCTCTGTTCGTGAAGTGAAAAAAGAGAAGTTTACGATCGGAGTATTTGGAGGCAGCCAGGGTGCGCGGGCGATCAACCAGACGGTCGTTGAGCTTTTACCGAAACTCGCCGAAAAACGGGGAAGCATCCATTTGATTCATCAAACCGGCAAAGGGGATTTTGAAGCGATCCGGAAACAATATGAGCGGATTGCTCCCTTTTATGAAGTAGCTCCGTTTATATATGATGTAGAAGAATTCTATAACCGGTGCGACCTTTTGATTTGCCGTTCGGGTGCAATTACATTGGCGGAAATCACGGCGTTGGGAAAACCGGCTATTCTGGTGCCTTTGCCAACTGCGGCGCACAATCACCAGGAACAGAACGCAAAGCGATTGATGGAAGCGGGCGCGGCCAGAATGATTCTGCAAAAGGATCTGACGGCCGCTTCGCTGTCTGCGGTTATCAATGAACTGATTGAGTCATCGGAAGCACTGAAACAAATGGCTGCCGCATCAAAGGGCATGGGGCGTCCCGATGCTACGAATAATGTAGTAGATCTGGCGCAGTCCATTGCATCAAAGAGGTAA
- the ftsW gene encoding putative lipid II flippase FtsW codes for MARKLSSDKLLFAITIMLVMFGLVMVYSASAVMAMEKYGSPFYYAIRQSLWFVLGLLAMVLFMNIPYRTWNNRVLIYALLVVHVLLLVLVLFAPAVANVHRWFRVGPLSLQPAELVKFPLLLFLAYHLSRKQDQIDTIWPGLLPPLVISGQIAFLIVIEPDLGTAVMVIAITIAMLFYAGMPYKYFALMAGACLPAFYFLVMNVDYRRERLLTFFNPEADASDSGFQIIQSLIALGSGGAEGVGLANGIQKLFYLPEPHTDFIYAIIGEELGLIGAIVVLFAFLFFLWRGLRIAWKVQDPFGQFLAAGITIMIVLQAMINISVVIGLLPTKGLPLPFISSGGSSLLLNMMAVGTLLNISQHAN; via the coding sequence ATGGCGAGGAAACTGAGTTCGGATAAGTTGTTGTTTGCGATTACGATCATGCTTGTGATGTTCGGTCTGGTCATGGTGTACTCGGCTTCCGCCGTCATGGCGATGGAAAAGTATGGCTCACCGTTCTATTACGCGATTCGCCAGTCTTTGTGGTTTGTTCTGGGACTCCTCGCGATGGTGCTATTCATGAACATTCCTTATCGAACCTGGAACAATCGCGTTTTGATTTATGCACTTCTTGTGGTTCATGTGCTCTTGCTGGTGCTTGTGCTCTTTGCTCCTGCCGTCGCAAATGTGCATCGATGGTTCCGCGTCGGTCCTCTGTCTCTGCAACCGGCCGAGCTTGTAAAATTTCCGTTGCTGCTCTTTCTTGCTTATCATCTTTCCCGCAAGCAGGATCAGATCGACACAATCTGGCCAGGGCTCCTGCCTCCACTGGTGATCAGCGGTCAAATTGCTTTCCTGATTGTCATTGAGCCGGATCTCGGAACGGCCGTCATGGTGATCGCCATCACCATCGCGATGCTTTTCTATGCGGGAATGCCCTACAAATACTTTGCGCTGATGGCAGGAGCATGCTTGCCTGCTTTTTATTTTCTTGTGATGAATGTTGATTACCGGAGGGAACGGCTATTAACTTTTTTTAATCCTGAGGCGGACGCGTCTGATTCCGGTTTTCAAATCATACAATCGTTGATCGCTCTGGGAAGCGGCGGCGCGGAAGGTGTCGGACTGGCTAACGGAATTCAAAAACTATTTTATCTGCCCGAGCCACACACCGATTTCATTTATGCAATCATCGGCGAAGAACTGGGGTTGATCGGCGCGATTGTTGTGCTCTTTGCATTTTTGTTCTTCTTATGGCGCGGCCTTCGAATTGCCTGGAAGGTGCAGGATCCGTTCGGTCAATTCCTTGCTGCCGGGATTACCATAATGATCGTACTGCAGGCCATGATCAACATCAGCGTGGTGATCGGATTATTACCGACAAAAGGGCTGCCCCTTCCTTTTATCAGCTCCGGCGGTTCTTCTCTTCTGCTGAACATGATGGCTGTGGGAACTTTGTTAAACATATCGCAACATGCAAATTGA